Genomic DNA from Fibrobacter sp. UWB10:
CCCCGTGATACTCGGGAGCCTGTACAGTTCTAAGCGGCAAGTTCCGCAGGAGCTTGAGAAAAAGAACAACACCAAGCAACTGCTAACTCGCGAAAAACTGAGCGTCACTTTTGACGAAGAAAAGAAATCGATTACGGTTACGACTCCCGGAAATAGGAAAGTCGTACTGGATGACGACGGCAAAAAAATAACCCTAGAAGACCCCAACGGAAACAAGGTCGAAATGTCCGATAGCGGAATCAATCTCGAAACCAAAAAGGACGTTACCGTCAAAGCAACAGGAAAGTTCAAAGTCGACGCCAAGGGCGGTATTGAACTCAAATCGACCTCAGACTTGAAAGCCGAAGGATTAAATGTAGAAATCAAGGCAAAAGTCGGGCTTAAAGCGCAAGGGACCGCAACTGCAGAATTTTCAGCATCAGGGCAGACCACCGTCAAGGGCGCCATGGTCATGATCAACTAAAGGAAACACAAAATGCCTCCAGCAGCAAGACTTACAGATATGCACACATGCCCCATGCAAACGCCCGGAACCCCGCCCGTGCCGCATGTCGGCGGGCCCATTGTGGGTCCCGGCGTTCCGACCGTGTTGATCGGGGGCATGCCCGCAGCTGTCATGGGTGACAGCTGCGTATGCGTGGGGCCGCCTGACACGATTATCAAAGGATCTGCCACAGTCATGATTGGCAAAAAGCCGGCCGCACGCATGGGCGATTCTACCGCGCACGGCGGCACAATCGCCCTGGGATGCCCCACGGTGCAAATCGGAGGTTAAATGAGCGCACTCACCTTTTTAGGCCGCGGATGGAAATTCCCGCTCAAATTCGAGAATGGCGCAGTCGCCATGTCTGAAGCCGATGAAGACATCGACGAAAGCCTGCGCATTTTGCTCGGGACCTACCCCGGTGAGCGCCTGATGCGCCCGACTTTTGGCTGTCGCCTGCGCGACTATTGCTTTGGCGACTACGGCGAAAACACCCTCGCACGAATCAAAGAAGAAATCGAGCGGGCCATATCCAATTTCGAGCCGCGAGT
This window encodes:
- a CDS encoding PAAR domain-containing protein; protein product: MPPAARLTDMHTCPMQTPGTPPVPHVGGPIVGPGVPTVLIGGMPAAVMGDSCVCVGPPDTIIKGSATVMIGKKPAARMGDSTAHGGTIALGCPTVQIGG
- a CDS encoding GPW/gp25 family protein; translation: MSALTFLGRGWKFPLKFENGAVAMSEADEDIDESLRILLGTYPGERLMRPTFGCRLRDYCFGDYGENTLARIKEEIERAISNFEPRVEIENIDTKMNLTEDVLEINIIYKVIATNSRRNLVYPFYINEGTDVTI